The genomic window GGACTCAACATGGTTGCAGTCACGTCGTGATCGTCTCCGCAGTGTCTGCGTCAATGAATGCATATCAAGTATCCGTGCATGACGGGCTGACACTTGCGAGGAGCCTACTGCTTTGTTTGAACATTTCTAGTCTTCGTGTTATACATCGCTCTTGTGAAGTCAATCACCCAAGATCCTAAACCTACACCCTACAAAACAGGGCTGCATCCTTTGCTCCGCCCATTCCCCAAATTCGCCCATACGCACTTGATAGTATTAAAACAGGATAAATATGGTCACCGCCTTGCCGCGACATGGTCCGAGATATCATCAATCATTCATCTTCCCCCTCTGCATCGACGTCTTCGCCATCTGATGCCGCTTTCCCAGCTTCAGATCGAGAATCCGAATCGCGTCTTGAAACCTTGGAACTGCCATTGGCCGCCTTGCTTTGGTTGGTCCCTGCCGTGGAAACAAGTACTCGGACTTCGTCTTGGGCCGGCTCTTCATCCGGATTCTCTGCCGCTCCAGGGTCCCTGCCCTCGGCCAAGGCCTTGAGCCGGGCCTGTTTTTCTCTCCAGCCGGGTGGGAGGCCTGGGCCACTGTCCGCATTACCATAGTCAGACTTTTTGGTTCCTTTGGGCCACCGGCCGGGACCACGTCCCGTCCCTCCAGACTTCCTTCTCGAGCTGTTGTTGCGCGGTCGACTTGCGGCAGGTCGACGGGCACTGCCACTTGGCCTAGAcctgggcctgggcctggCGGATGAGCTGCTGCCATTGCGAGGAGCCGATGGCCGGCTCACACTGGGCCGGATCCGATCACGACGACCCCCTGGTACCGGTGGGAAGATCTCGAACCGGGACGCAGGAATGTCCCTGTATGGCGCATCCCAGGACTCTGGTTCGACTTTGGTCGTTGCATCCACCATGCCCTGATCTTCCGGATCCGCATTTTCCTTGTCTTCAGTCTTGACCTTCTCGATAGACTTGACTGGCAAGGCAGGCTGTTCGCTGCCTTGCTGGCTAGCAAGAGTGGGCTCTGGTTGCGAATCGGACTTGTCAACGCCATTCAAAGTGCTTTGCATGCCGCGCGCATGAGCCGCTGTCAGAGTAGCCCCCTCTTGAATTTTGGCCTCATCGTCCTCTCTAGGGGCAATGGTGTTGATTGGCGGGCCAAGCTCGAAATTGACTACGTTGCTTCGGCCCATAACATATGGCGTCCAGGCAAGAGCTGTTGGCTTCAACTGTACGTAGCCTTTCGACTGCCACTTGCTAACATAATTACGACAGTAATCCAAGTCCACCCGGAAAGCATAGAGGTGGGTTTGGGGATCTCGCACCAGGGCTCGCAATCCTTCTAGAGCAGAGACAACGTCGTCGGGTGTCATTCCGGTATTGGTGGATATCTTCTTGATACTCAGTCCCTCGCGTTTACGTGTATCGCTTTCCATGTAGCCGAGGAAGTATCGACAGAGTTCCAAGCGCCAGTAATTGCGGTATGAGACTAGGCCCATATCCGACAGTGGTTTCTCCGGAGAGCCAGTCTTTTCTTCGGCCTTGGTGAGAAGATAGGAGAAGTCGATGAGTAGATTCCCATAGCCCTTCCTCTGATGAATGGGCAGCGTTAGAATACAGGACACGTTATTTTGGCTGCTAGCCCGCTTCTCCTTTGAGAAGTAGCCCACAAAGTGATAGCCAGTGTCGTCGAACTCGCACAGAACATAGAACAAAAATGGTTCTACATCATAATACAACGTCTTGGAGCCGAGAAACAACTTCGCGAGAAGGCAAAGGTTTTGGCAATAGACGGGATGTTTCCGACCATCAACTTCAAATATTGAGACGGATTCGTGCCGGTAAATTTCGTCTCCCGGGGGGTGCTTTGTGCCGCACTTTAATTTGTGACGCCAGGCCACATAGTCCGAGTTCATGTACTTGAGGCAAAATTCGCAAATGTACAAGACGCGATTCCTGCTATATTCTGCTGGGTACGGCGCAGCATACCAGGTATCAATTTCCCACCCACCAAACTCAATGCATTCAATCTGACTGGCATTATCGCTTGCCTTCTTAGGCTTGCGGATAGGTAAGTCAGCTTCTGCCTGCATTGCCAGTACCCGCGCTCTCCATTCGTCTTCGGCTTTCTGTTTGGCGTGCTCGAACTTCTTGCGATCCTCAGGGGACGGAAGGGTCTTTGATGTGTCTGCCTCGGCTTCTGTTAATATGCCACCATAAGGCCTTcccttcatctcctccgtcTCTTTATCAAAGAAGGAATAGAATGGTTGGGAGTACGATTCCGATGTAAATGGGGTTGGCATGGTGGAGATGAGGGCCGGTAGATTTCCAGTAGAAGCTGGAGTAGGAGGAGGGCGAGCTGGCGTAGATCGTGGTGCCTGTGGTGGCCGAGCGCTACTTCCCCCTACCCGTCGTCGATCCCGTTTCCGCCTCGATAGAATTTCTTTGAGATTGCCTGGGCGAACCTCGATTTTGATAACTAGAGAGGTACGCGATCGTTTCTCGATAGTCACCGGCGGCGGTCGTGTGACTTTGAGGCGCGTGATTCTTGATGATGCAGCCCTTGCCGCGTCCCCGGAACGACTATCCTGCGCAGAGTCGTCTCGATCTGTGCCGTCAATTGACTGATTCCTTCGACGCTTTCTAATCGCCAACGTGGCATCGTCTGCCTCTGCAGATGCTGACTTGCGCTTCCGCATAGGCCTAGGGCCATCTATAGGATAGTCCTCGAGGACAAGCTCGTCAGTGCCAGAGCGATCACCCGAACTACCGTTCGCCAGCGCTACGGGGCTTGAATCAACCCCAGTCTTTGATACATGCGATCGCTCAGAGCCAGGGGgtgcttctccatcttcGGCGCTGATCGCATCGATGTCATccgcatcgtcatcatcatcctcgctCTCAGATTCCTCTTCATTGAAGCATTCTGGGCATTTCCATCTTTTCGAATCTACCTCAAAGTCAGCATCCAATCAAGGCCACTATCTCTAATAAGGAACCCACTGTTTTTTTCAGTCATTGCTGCAGCATCACGGGCACATTGCTGATGTGCTACGAAACTGTTAGCTAAAACACTCCAGTTACGTTTTTGCATCAGGGATGGAAGCTCCTTACCATTTTCACCACAACGGGTGCAAGCGAGGAAGGCTTCAAAATCCTCACTTGGATCAttttcttcgtcttgttTGCAAAACATGCAAGTATTCGATTGCACAGCGTCGgactcctcgtcttcgtccccGGCATCACCTTCTTCCCATGCcccttcctcatcttcttcatcctcttcgtcgtcggactcttcttcctctgccgCACTCTGTGCGTCGGAGCCATCGCTTCCCATATCTTCGTCTTCAGAATCAACAGGCTTCACCTTCACCGCACCAACTTCttcgtccaagtcgtccTCTCCTTCTGCATCTTCGTCATATTCTTCTCCGTGACCCGGTGTGGCGCTGCCGACGACGATTTGTTGGTCCATCCGGTCGTTGTCTTCCTCGCCAGAGGCATCTTGGTCCAGCTCCTCCCCAGAAGCATCTTGATCGCTCaattcttcatcctcgctgCCAGAAACGTCGACATCTCCATTTTTTTGCAAGCCTGCATGGGTTAATGACGACGGTGCCTGGTCGCCCGTATCAGCGGTGTCGTACTCGCCGTCTTCGGAGAGCATGACGCTCTGTTGgagctcttcttccatggcTTGCGCACTTGGCATCATGACCCTTGCTTCATTAAACAGAGAATGCATATGCTTTTCTCAAATTCGAGCATTTCGCTTCAAAACAAGGTTTGCGACGAGAGATAGTTGGAGGTGTTTGGGGAGAGCAACCATGGTAGGTTTGACTAGGTAATCAGGTACAGGCTTGGACCGCTGGCCCTGCGATGATGTCAGATCTGTGTTGCAAAATACCATCAAAAAAACGAACCTTGCATCTGTAGGAGACTCGCCAGAGCTTGGCTATTCGCAGATGATTGTCGCAAAGCTTCACGATGAGCCCCAGGCGCGTGTTCTACCGCATGTTACCACGGAGTCGCGAAATGCGTCTAGATACAGTGCGCGACGATCTGGACAACGCGAGACAGCCCACTCGAATAGGTGTGCTGTCACAGTGTATTTGGCCAACGAATCTTACTGTCCTGTGGCAGGGGTATCAGTTGCTGCTTGTGGGGCGCCTGAGGCATCAACTCTGGAGTCGAAGATCAGCTGTCCAGCCAATGTCACGAACTGCAATTCAAGACCTCGTCATCGACCGAGAGTAAAGACATCACAACGCCCCAATTGAACGATTACCGGGCGCACTGGTCCATAAACCGAACGTCACAACACATTGGAATATATAGAAAGGATCGTGCAGCGGCCCCACGTCCAAAATGCCTGTTCCGTTCGAGACTCTACTGCCCTATGCCATCATGATTGGCGTATGTGAATATTCCAGTCACCTGTTACCTTAGATGAACAATTTCTGACGAGAAGCCGCAGATGTTTGGTGTTACAGGGACcggccttgccgtcgtcaagACGTGGCGTAACGAAGGCAAGCGGCCACGATACTCTCTGGACCAGTGGGATAGAGTATGTGAAATGTCCCGATTATGATGTTTGAAAATTTGGCTAATTTTATTTGCAGCAAAGTTAGCTTTTACGAAATAATTGGTCTTTACTGGCATTCAAATAGATGCTAACACATTCTTTCAAGTGATGGACCGCGATCGCAGACTTACCGGCACGTTGCGAGGGCAGACAGACAAGCCAGAAGCACCACCGGGGTTCGAATTCTCGCATGGTTGGAAGGTATGACAATCTcaatactaatatataaacGGAGAAAAATGCTGAAATGTGGTACAGCTGGAAAAGCGCTTCACCTAGGGACCATTTCAAATCTAGACGATGGAATAATCGAGGGCAAACATCAATCAACAGTGTATATATATGGCCTGACAAATGGCCAATCCTGGCGTTGAAGAAAAGCAAAACACAAAATTTTCAAGTCAGGAAATCATTTCACGGTGACCCGTTGGGTGCTGGGTGCTGAAtacagtttttttttattttgatCTTTTGGCCAATTTTTTATATTGAGACTTCTGGCCGGTTCTTGTTCAAAGTCTCCAAAAGCGTGCAGGCATGGCATACCTGTTGGCTGGACATGTATCCGCATTTGATGCACGCCCCGAGAGTTTGCAGTGGTCCAGTTGGCCGTTGCCTTTGTCCCTTTTGCTGTCTTCGACCACGAAGGGGGAGCTTGACAGATCCGTCGTCAGTTGGTGTTCCATTGGGACTAATCTCAGTCTCAAGCTCCGTCGTTTTGTGCTTTGGCTTTAACGCAGCCTCCATTTCTGCAAGTTCACCCCCGGAAGTCCGCCCATTTGCTGATCCGCACCCCCCCATTCCTTCACCTTCGTCACATGCGCACGCATCTTGGCTCTTATCTGGAGTGAGCCGTGCCATGTCTTCTCCGCTTCTCACAATATCTAATATTGCACTTGGTCGTACCTTCTCCAAGTTTTTGATAAGTGTACGGGCAGTCCCGCGAAATGCCTCCGGGCTGTAGATGCATTCCGTGCTGAAGTAATCCAATCTTTTGTGGTGCGCATAGAGCACAATTTCCTTCTCGTATGCGTATTTCAGCGGTTTGCTTCTTTGAATACCAGTGGAAGCACTGCCAGTAACAATACTCGTGCTCCGTGATAAGCGAGGTAAGTCGCCTCGTAACAAGTTCATAAGGACGGTCTCGGCGATGTCGTCGGCGTTGTGTCCTGTAACGACATGCTTGATGTTCAACAAGTTGGCTCCGCGGTCGAGAGCCTGTCGACGAAAAACACCACAATACGTGCAATTTCCTTTCTTCCCTATAGTCTCGACTACTTGATCCATGGTCCATCCGAAAAGTTCATCGTAGCCCACGATTTTTAGTGGCATATCGTATTGGACGGCATTCCGCTTCACTGTCTCGAGTGAATCATCCCGGTAGCCTTTGATACCTTCGTCAATACTCAATAGCACCAAATCAAGGCCGTAATTGTGCCTCTCATTTAATGTTTTCAAGACTGATGCCAAGACGGTTGAGTCTTTGCCACCCGATGCGCCGATTGCAACCTTTTCGCCGGGGAAAAAAAGCTTAGATGAGGCTATGGTGTGATGTACTTCATCTTCGAACACCGAGAGGAAGCATTCCTTGCATAATTTGTGGTGGTTCTTTGGTCTTTTTATGACTGCCCGGTTCCCACACCGGAGGCAAGCAGCCGGAGGCATTGTCTCGACAAGTGAGTGAAGTGTGTGCCTTCAATACAAGTAGTACGAACTGGATATCCAGAGGACAGAAATCTTGGGTGCCGTCTTTGAAGTCTGGCTCTGCTCTTCGAAATATATACTGCAAAATCCGAGCGGCTCTGATGTGAAGAAATCT from Metarhizium brunneum chromosome 2, complete sequence includes these protein-coding regions:
- the mst2 gene encoding Histone acetyltransferase mst2; amino-acid sequence: MEEELQQSVMLSEDGEYDTADTGDQAPSSLTHAGLQKNGDVDVSGSEDEELSDQDASGEELDQDASGEEDNDRMDQQIVVGSATPGHGEEYDEDAEGEDDLDEEVGAVKVKPVDSEDEDMGSDGSDAQSAAEEEESDDEEDEEDEEGAWEEGDAGDEDEESDAVQSNTCMFCKQDEENDPSEDFEAFLACTRCGENAHQQCARDAAAMTEKNNSKRWKCPECFNEEESESEDDDDDADDIDAISAEDGEAPPGSERSHVSKTGVDSSPVALANGSSGDRSGTDELVLEDYPIDGPRPMRKRKSASAEADDATLAIRKRRRNQSIDGTDRDDSAQDSRSGDAARAASSRITRLKVTRPPPVTIEKRSRTSLVIKIEVRPGNLKEILSRRKRDRRRVGGSSARPPQAPRSTPARPPPTPASTGNLPALISTMPTPFTSESYSQPFYSFFDKETEEMKGRPYGGILTEAEADTSKTLPSPEDRKKFEHAKQKAEDEWRARVLAMQAEADLPIRKPKKASDNASQIECIEFGGWEIDTWYAAPYPAEYSRNRVLYICEFCLKYMNSDYVAWRHKLKCGTKHPPGDEIYRHESVSIFEVDGRKHPVYCQNLCLLAKLFLGSKTLYYDVEPFLFYVLCEFDDTGYHFVGYFSKEKRASSQNNVSCILTLPIHQRKGYGNLLIDFSYLLTKAEEKTGSPEKPLSDMGLVSYRNYWRLELCRYFLGYMESDTRKREGLSIKKISTNTGMTPDDVVSALEGLRALVRDPQTHLYAFRVDLDYCRNYVSKWQSKGYVQLKPTALAWTPYVMGRSNVVNFELGPPINTIAPREDDEAKIQEGATLTAAHARGMQSTLNGVDKSDSQPEPTLASQQGSEQPALPVKSIEKVKTEDKENADPEDQGMVDATTKVEPESWDAPYRDIPASRFEIFPPVPGGRRDRIRPSVSRPSAPRNGSSSSARPRPRSRPSGSARRPAASRPRNNSSRRKSGGTGRGPGRWPKGTKKSDYGNADSGPGLPPGWREKQARLKALAEGRDPGAAENPDEEPAQDEVRVLVSTAGTNQSKAANGSSKVSRRDSDSRSEAGKAASDGEDVDAEGEDE
- the ncs6 gene encoding Cytoplasmic tRNA 2-thiolation protein 1, whose translation is MPPAACLRCGNRAVIKRPKNHHKLCKECFLSVFEDEVHHTIASSKLFFPGEKVAIGASGGKDSTVLASVLKTLNERHNYGLDLVLLSIDEGIKGYRDDSLETVKRNAVQYDMPLKIVGYDELFGWTMDQVVETIGKKGNCTYCGVFRRQALDRGANLLNIKHVVTGHNADDIAETVLMNLLRGDLPRLSRSTSIVTGSASTGIQRSKPLKYAYEKEIVLYAHHKRLDYFSTECIYSPEAFRGTARTLIKNLEKVRPSAILDIVRSGEDMARLTPDKSQDACACDEGEGMGGCGSANGRTSGGELAEMEAALKPKHKTTELETEISPNGTPTDDGSVKLPLRGRRQQKGQRQRPTGPLQTLGACIKCGYMSSQQVCHACTLLETLNKNRPEVSI